The following are from one region of the Pleurodeles waltl isolate 20211129_DDA chromosome 4_1, aPleWal1.hap1.20221129, whole genome shotgun sequence genome:
- the LOC138288442 gene encoding olfactory receptor 5AP2-like, giving the protein MNNTSVNEFILSVFTDDPRVKVVLFVLFLLIYILTLVGNVCIVVLVTITSRLHNPMYFFIGNLSFSDFWYSSSVVPKMLVNLMSRERTISYSGCVVQMYFFASLATTESLLLSAMAYDRYIAICNPLIYQVFMSRRFCVQLATVAFFGGFLQSAIQTGCTFSLSFCASNIISQFYCDIPPLLKLSCSSTYVNEVVIFVCGSFTSVGCLSVILISYIYILSNVMNIKFKGGRTKAFSTCISHLIVVSLFYGTILFMYFRPTSAYSLEQDKVASVFYTVVIPMLNPLIYSMRNKDIKQGIRKVIRRT; this is encoded by the coding sequence ATGAACAACACTTCTGTGAATGAATTCATTCTCTCTGTCTTCACTGATGATCCAAGGGTGAAGGTTGTCTTATTTGTGCTGTTTCTCCTGATTTATATTCTCACCTTGGTTGGCAATGTCTGTATCGTTGTCCTGGTCACCATTACATCTCGCCTCCATAACCCAATGTACTTTTTCATTGGTAATTTGTCATTCTCTGATTTCTGGTACTCTTCTTCTGTTGTCCCTAAGATGTTGGTGAACTTGATGTCTAGGGAGAGAACAATTTCATATTCTGGTTGTGTGGTCCAGATGTACTTTTTTGCTTCCCTTGCAACAACTGAGAGCCTTCTCCTCTCTGCTATGGCTTACGATAGGTACATTGCCATCTGCAATCCACTGATATATCAGGTCTTCATGAGCCGGAGATTCTGTGTGCAATTAGCGACTGTGGCATTCTTTGGTGGTTTTCTGCAATCAGCGATACAGACAGGATGCACCTTCAGCTTGTCCTTCTGTGCTTCAAACATCATCAGCCAGTTCTACTGCGACATCCCACCGCTCCTCAAGCTGTCTTGCTCTAGCACCTACGTCAATGAAGTGGTGATTTTTGTCTGTGGTAGTTTCACATCAGTGGGTTGTCTGTCAGTTATCTTGATATCCTACATCTACATTCTGTCAAATGTCATGAACATCAAATTTAAAGGGGGTAGGACAAAGGCTTTTTCTACATGCATCTCCCATCTAATTGTTGTCTCCTTGTTCTATGGAACTATCCTTTTTATGTACTTCCGGCCTACGTCGGCATACTCTTTAGAACAGGATAAAGTGGCTTCCGTGTTCTACACAGTTGTGATTCCAATGTTAAATCCACTGATTTACAGCATGAGGAACAAGGATATCAAACAAGGAATTAGGAAGGTCATTAGAAGAACATAA